Proteins encoded in a region of the Mixophyes fleayi isolate aMixFle1 chromosome 5, aMixFle1.hap1, whole genome shotgun sequence genome:
- the TTPA gene encoding alpha-tocopherol transfer protein: MSETQADFVTGNPKLNELPDHSPVVKEAIQIIRQKAETESGHWPLGLSDDFLLRFLRARDFCIELAFKLMKNYHKWRKECPEITADLRPSSLLNLYNAGYHGILRSRDAYGSKVLIYRIEKWDTQHFTAYEVFQISLITSELIVKEAETQRNGIKAIFDLQGWRLAHAFQITPTIATRIAAVMTDSFPLKVRGIHLINEPLFFYPVYALIKPFLPEKMKQRIHLHGSNYIPTLHQHFSENILPLEYGGTGSSLTELCREWTDCVMNSEDYLRSISERK, encoded by the exons ATGTCGGAAACTCAGGCAGACTTTGTGACAGGAAACCCCAAGCTGAATGAATTACCCGATCACTCTCCAGTGGTGAAAGAGGCTATTCAGATCATTAGGCAGAAGGCAGAGACTGAGAGCGGACACTGGCCCCTGGGATTGTCTGATGATTTCTTACTGAGGTTCCTAAGAGCCAGGGATTTCTGCATAGAGCTGGCATTTAAG TTGATGAAGAACTACCACAAGTGGAGGAAAGAGTGCCCAGAAATTACCGCTGACCTACGTCCATCTTCTCTCCTTAACCTCTACAACGCTGGCTACCATGGGATTTTGAGGTCAAGAGATGCTTATGGAAGCAAAGTACTTATTTACAGGAttg AAAAGTGGGACACGCAACATTTTACCGCATATGAAGTGTTTCAAATAAGCCTCATAACATCTGAGCTTATAGTAAAGGAAGCAGAGACACAGAGGAATGGTATTAAGGCTATATTTGACCTACAGGGATGGCGACTAGCTCATGCGTTTCAAATCACCCCAACTATTGCCACACGGATTGCTGCAGTCATGACA GATTCTTTCCCCCTTAAAGTTCGAGGAATACACCTTATAAATGAGCCACTGTTTTTTTATCCTGTCTATGCATTAATCAAGCCGTTTCTGCCTGAGAAAATGAAACAACGG ATTCATTTGCATGGGAGCAACTACATACCAACTCTTCACCAGCACTTTTCAGAGAACATTCTCCCTCTAGAATACGGGGGAACAGGATCTTCACTTACTGAACTTTGTAGAGAATGGACTGATTGTGTCATGAATTCTGAAGATTACCTGCGCAGTATATCGGAACGCAAATAG